The following coding sequences lie in one Apium graveolens cultivar Ventura chromosome 3, ASM990537v1, whole genome shotgun sequence genomic window:
- the LOC141711394 gene encoding uncharacterized protein LOC141711394, whose protein sequence is MDPCSFVKVSIGKLGLKFPVASKPARSEIHPSSSPCFCKIKLKNFPAITSPVPCIESDSQLNSKAASFHLNKLDLEKLAGKSKKASVRIEVYTGGRGTSCGLSSGRLLGRVSVQVDLSGTESKACVFHNGWVSIGKDENSGAMFHLSLKAEPDPRFVFEFDGEPECSPQVFQIKGNVRQPVFTCKFSFRSSGGNQRTRSLQSEANVNRGWLSSFGSDRERQGKERKGWSITVHDLSGSPVAAASMVTPFVASPGSDRVSRSNPGSWLILRPGDGTWKPWGRLEAWRERGSSDGLGYRFELSPDNGAAGILLAESTLSSYKGGKFSIDLGRGLGTGGNTNGQTTPVNSTSPVNSPRGSGDHGYNLWPYCKYKGFVMSARIEGEGSKCSKPTVEVSVQHVNCTEDAAVFVALSAAIDLSMDACRLFSQKLRKELCQPQDQL, encoded by the exons ATGGATCCGtgttcatttgttaaagtctCAATCGGAAAACTCGGACTGAAGTTTCCGGTAGCATCAAAGCCGGCGCGGTCGGAAATTCACCCGTCGTCATCGCCGTGTTTCTGCAAAATCAAACTCAAAAACTTTCCGGCAATAACATCACCGGTGCCGTGTATCGAATCAGACTCTCAATTGAACTCCAAAGCAGCGTCGTTTCACTTGAACAAACTCGATCTCGAAAAACTGGCGGGAAAATCGAAGAAAGCGAGTGTGAGAATCGAAGTGTATACCGGAGGGAGAGGGACGAGCTGTGGATTGAGCTCGGGGAGGTTGTTAGGGAGAGTGTCCGTACAGGTGGATTTGAGTGGGACGGAGAGTAAGGCGTGTGTGTTTCATAATGGTTGGGTTAGTATTGGGAAGGACGAGAACAGTGGTGCTATGTTTCATTTAAGTTTGAAGGCCGAACCGGATCCGAGATTTGTTTTCGAGTTTGATGGTGAACCGGAGTGTAGTCCACAAGTGTTTCAGATTAAGGGGAATGTTAGGCAACCGGTTTTTACTTGTAAGTTTAGTTTTCGGAGCAGTGGTGGGAATCAACGGACCAG ATCATTGCAGTCTGAGGCTAATGTTAACAGAGGATGGTTGAGTTCATTCGGAAGTGATAGGGAGAGGCAAGGAAAAGAGCGAAAGGGCTGGTCAATTACTGTCCATGATTTGTCTGGCTCACCAGTTGCAGCTGCATCGATGGTGACTCCATTCGTGGCATCCCCTGGGTCGGATAGGGTCAGTCGGTCAAATCCTGGATCGTGGCTTATTCTCCGTCCCGGAGATGGCACCTGGAAACCATGGGGTCGATTGGAGGCCTGGCGCGAGCGTGGATCCAGTGATGGTCTTGGTTACCGGTTTGAACTCAGCCCGGACAATGGGGCAGCAGGAATTCTACTAGCCGAGTCTACTCTCAGTTCTTACAAAGGAGGCAAATTTAGTATTGACTTGGGCAGGGGGTTGGGAACAGGGGGCAACACTAACGGTCAGACAACACCTGTCAATTCTACGTCTCCAGTAAATAGCCCAAGGGGAAGCGGAGATCATGGTTACAATCTGTGGCCGTATTGCAAGTACAAAGGTTTTGTAATGTCAGCAAGAATTGAAGGAGAAGGGAGCAAATGTAGTAAGCCGACTGTGGAAGTTAGTGTGCAGCACGTGAACTGCACGGAAGATGCAGCTGTATTTGTAGCATTGTCAGCCGCAATTGATCTGAGTATGGATGCCTGTAGGCTTTTCTCTCAAAAGCTACGGAAGGAGCTGTGCCAGCCACAAGATCAGCTATAA
- the LOC141711395 gene encoding homeotic protein knotted-1-like, with the protein MENYSNNIEKNNSKNGSGNNNSSFLYGSNSSLHMGMSGGGGFNNLPVSSNDVDESNRFHNPAVKMEAGSNVNSMKHKFRYNSYYQENNDHQNEAVAGAGDAIKAKIIAHPQYSSLLEAYMDCQKVGAPAEVVARLGAIRHEFEVRQQQTAASCGETSKDPELDQFMEAYYHMLVKYREEISRPLQEAMEFMQRIETQLNMLSTGPRQIFNSDEKCEGIGSSEEDQDNSGGDTELPEIDPRAEDRELKNHLLRKYSGYLSSLKQELSKKKKKGKLPKDARQKLLSWWDLHYKWPYPSETEKVALAESTGLDQKQINNWFINQRKRHWKPSEDMQFMVMDGLHPQNAALYMEGHYVGEGPYRLGP; encoded by the exons ATGGAGAATTATAGTAATAATATAGAAAAAAATAACAGCAAAAACGGCAGTGGTAATAATAACAGTAGTTTCTTGTACGGAAGCAATAGCAGTTTGCATATGGGGATGAGTGGAGGAGGAGGGTTTAATAATCTACCAGTATCATCAAACGACGTCGATGAATCAAACAGGTTTCATAATCCAGCTGTGAAAATGGAAGCTGGGAGTAATGTTAATTCTATGAAGCACAAGTTTCGTTACAACAGTTATTATCAAGAAAATAATGATCATCAGAATGAAGCTGTTGCTGGTGCTGGTGATGCTATTAAAGCTAAGATCATTGCTCATCCTCAGTACTCTAGTCTTCTTGAAGCTTACATGGATTGCCAAAAG GTCGGAGCTCCAGCAGAAGTGGTGGCGAGGCTAGGCGCTATTAGGCACGAGTTCGAGGTCAGGCAGCAGCAAACTGCAGCAAGTTGTGGAGAGACTTCCAAGGATCCAGAACTCGATCAATTTATG GAGGCTTATTACCATATGCTAGTCAAGTACCGTGAGGAGATTAGCAGGCCATTACAAGAAGCTATGGAGTTCATGCAAAGAATAGAGACTCAGCTTAATATGCTCAGTACCGGTCCACGACAGATCTTCAACTCCG ATGAGAAATGTGAGGGAATCGGTTCATCTGAAGAGGATCAGGACAATAGCGGCGGAGATACAGAACTTCCCGAGATTGACCCACGTGCTGAAGATAGGGAGCTGAAGAACCACCTATTGAGGAAATACAGTGGTTACTTGAGTAGCCTCAAGCAAGAACTGTCcaagaaaaaaaagaaaggaaagctacCTAAAGACGCCCGCCAGAAGTTGCTAAGTTGGTGGGACTTGCACTACAAATGGCCATATCCTTCT GAGACGGAGAAAGTAGCGTTAGCAGAATCAACTGGGCTAGACCAGAAGCAGATCAACAATTGGTTCATCAATCAAAGAAAACGACACTGGAAACCTTCTGAAGATATGCAATTTATGGTGATGGATGGACTTCATCCACAAAATGCAGCTCTATACATGGAGGGCCACTATGTGGGTGAAGGTCCTTATCGATTGGGGCCATGA
- the LOC141711254 gene encoding uncharacterized protein LOC141711254 — protein sequence MEIEGLDFEELNFDLKMGQLQQFFAEKLSEKYLVNSKNCCVEKRFCLKAVISKIIQFCYFFPFPRDFRVGDQFSYLIGCAKGLVCIRRNDILSLWNPAIRQSKEFQLPTLGYDCLKKAGFGFDPVNNDYKVGICYESVGLSRICYAVYSSNSDSWMHYQFHDHDYETLVSELTFSRSPTTMVNDCPYWTPYTIVSLEKYKAKFNLTALKFDATSNNFKLLPEFRSDFSSEERFKVVNMRELLTLMAHDYCSFGKLDVYSLDEGKGCGGVWSKIYNAIQLPCD from the exons ATGGAAATTGAGGGTTTGGATTTTGAGGAGTTGAATTTTGATTTGAAGATGGG ACAGCTACAACAGTTTTTTGCTGAAAAACTGTCAGAAAAATATTTGGTAAATTCCAAAAACTGCTGTGTGGAAAAGCGTTTTTGTCTAAAAGCTGTTATTAGTAAAA TCATACAATTTTGTTACTTTTTCCCGTTTCCAAGAGACTTTCGCGTTGGGGATCAGTTTTCCTATTTGATTGGTTGTGCTAAGGGGTTAGTTTGTATTCGTCGTAACGACATTTTGTCGTTATGGAACCCTGCAATTCGTCAGTCTAAGGAGTTTCAGCTTCCGACATTAGGTTATGATTGTCTTAAAAAAGCTGGATTCGGTTTTGATCCTGTAAATAATGATTATAAAGTGGGAATTTGTTATGAATCGGTTGGTTTGTCACGGATTTGTTATGCTGTTTACTCCTCTAATTCCGATTCATGGATGCACTATCAGTTTCATGATCATGATTATGAAACTCTTGTTTCAGAATTAACGTTTTCGCGCTCTCCAACTACAATGGTGAATGATTGTCCTTATTGGACGCCTTATACCATAGTCTCGTTGGAGAAGTACAAGGCTAAATTTAATTTGACTGCGCTCAAGTTTGACGCCACAAGTAACAATTTCAAGTTGTTGCCTGAGTTTCGCTCTGATTTTAGTAGTGAAGAGAGATTTAAAGTTGTGAATATGAGGGAACTTCTTACTTTAATGGCACATGATTATTGTTCATTTGGTAAGCTTGATGTATATTCTTTGGATGAGGGGAAGGGCTGCGGTGGTGTTTGGAGTAAGATTTACAATGCTATACAACTCCCTTGCGATTAG
- the LOC141710509 gene encoding homeobox-leucine zipper protein HAT22-like, whose protein sequence is MAFEDLHNTGLSLSLFSQLDHHRTHKKKVLIIPDQFTSLSLALSSDQVHGELEPGVVLNRQASSISVISSISSSVKRDRDASGEEVNIKTVNQMKPNISGMSHSEESGNGETEEEGGARKKLRLTKQQSLILEENFKEHITLNPKQKQALAKQLNLRARQVEVWFQNRRARTKLKQTEVDCGLLKKICRTLTDENGKLQKEVQELKALKPTAPRFYTKLPAATLSICPSCERAGEPAVKQQTSAKPQFIMNSSKKQSYVPLNNHSSAAC, encoded by the exons ATGGCGTTTGAGGATCTGCATAACACTGGCCTCAGTCTTAGCTTGTTTTCTCAGCTTGATCATCATCGTACTCACAAGAAGAAGGTATTGATTATTCCGGATCAGTTTACGAGTCTCAGTTTAGCCTTGTCTTCCGATCAAGTGCATGGGGAACTTGAACCCGGTGTGGTTCTGAATCGACAAGCCTCTTCGATTAGCGTGATATCGTCTATTTCTTCGAGTGTAAAACGAGACAGAGATGCGAGCGGTGAAGAAGTGAATATTAAAACAGTAAATCAAATGAAACCGAACATATCCGGTATGTCTCACTCGGAAGAATCAGGAAACGGAGAGACTGAGGAAGAAGGTGGTGCAAGAAAGAAACTTAGACTTACTAAACAACAGTCTCTCATTTTAGAAGAAAACTTCAAAGAACATATCACCCTCAATCCT AAGCAAAAGCAGGCGTTGGCGAAACAGCTAAACTTGAGGGCTAGACAAGTAGAAGTATGGTTTCAGAACAGAAGAGCCAG GACCAAGCTGAAACAAACTGAGGTAGATTGTGGACTGCTAAAGAAGATCTGCAGAACATTAACAGACGAAAATGGAAAGCTTCAAAAGGAAGTGCAAGAGCTCAAGGCATTGAAGCCTACAGCACCGCGATTTTATACGAAACTGCCTGCAGCAACGCTTAGCATTTGCCCTTCCTGTGAGAGAGCTGGTGAGCCTGCAGTTAAGCAACAAACCTCTGCCAAGCCTCAGTTCATAATGAACAGCTCGAAGAAACAGTCTTATGTTCCCCTTAATAACCACTCTTCTGCTGCTTGCTAG